Within Synechococcus sp. NB0720_010, the genomic segment GAGCTCTCCGCCATTGAGGGACTTCAGGGCGAGAAGCCCGAGCCGCCGCAAGCCCAGGTCTCGATCCGCAGTCGCCGCAATCCCGCCAGTCGAGGTCCTGAGGTGCGCACGGAGCGCAACACCATCGATGTCCGGGGCATGCGGGTGCATGAAGCCGAGTCCGCCGTGGAAGAACACCTGCGCGGAGCCAACGGTCCGGTTTGGGTGATCCACGGAATCGGCACCGGCAAGCTCAAACGCGGACTGAGGGAGTGGCTCTCCAGCGTTCCCTATGTGGAGCGGGTTACGGACGCCGCCCAGGGGGATGGCGGCCAAGGGTGCAGCGTGATCTGGGTGAAGTGAGGGGTTAGCCCAGCGATGGCAGCACCGGTTCGGGACCGCTGGCTGTAGGGGCGATTGGCTCGGGCGCCGGAGGGATCGCTTCTCCGTCGGCGTCAAAGAACCGCCAGCCCTTCGGATCGATGTCCAGGTGAACCGTTTCCCCTGGGGTGAGGTGCTCGCTGGGATCGGCCCTTAGCTGAACCAGGTGGCTTCCCTCCTGCAAGCGGCAGGTGAGCAGTTGTTCATTGCCGAGGCCCTCCACATGGCAGACCTCCGCCGGCAGATTGCGGTTGGTGGCCGGAGCCAAGTGCAGGTGTTCCGCCCGCAGGCCTCCCGTGAGGGCTTCGCTGCCCCCCGCCTCCTGCCAGTGCAGGAGGGCATCACCGCTGGGACCTTCCGGGAGAAAACGCCGGCTCCCGAGCTGCAGTTGACCCTTGCCGGCAACGTTGACGGGCAGCAGATTCATGGCGGGGCTACCGATGAATTGCGCCACAAAGAGGTTGCTGGGCCATTGATAGAGCTCCGCCGGTGTCCCGAGCTGTTGCAGGCAACCGCGGTTCAAGACGGCGATCCGATGGCCCATGGTCATCGCTTCCACCTGGTCGTGGGTCACGTAGACCGTTGTGGTGCCCAGACGGCGCTGAAGCTCGACGATCTGGGCGCGGGTTCCCGTTCGCAACTTGGCATCCAGGTTGCTCAGGGGTTCATCCATCAGGAAGACGGACGGTTGACGGGCGATGGCACGCCCTAGGGCGACCCGTTGTTTTTGCCCGCCGGAGAGTTCCTTGGGCATCCGCTCCAGCAGATGCTCCAGCTCCAGGGTGCTCGCGACCTCTTGGATGCGTGCTTCGATGCGCTGCTCTCGGCTGGAGGGAATCCGTAGCGCCTGGGGCAGAGTCCGTCCCGCCCGATGGAGGCCGTCTTGAAGTTGCTGAAGGCCCGTGCGTTGGCGCTGCCGGCGCAGGCCAAAGCCGATGTTGTCCGCCACGCTCAGGTGGGGATAGAGGGCGTAGCTCTGGAAGACCATCGCCACATCCCGCTGGGAGGGGCGCAGGTGGGTCACCCGGCGACCGCCCACGATGATTTCACCGCCGCTTGGGCTCTCCAGTCCGGCCAGGAGGCGCAGCAGCGTGCTTTTGCCGCAGCCGGAGGGCCCGACGAGAACTAAGAACTCGCCATCACGGATGGAGAGTTCCAGCTGCCGTAGGACCTCAACCGCTGCACTGCCCCGCCGCGGTGGGTAGGTCTTGCTGACCTGCTGGAAGCGAACCTCTGCCAAGAACCGGCCTCACGGCGGCCCGATCTTAGGGTTGGTCAAATGCAATTCATTGATCAGGCCCGGATCTCACTGCAGGCAGGACGCGGCGGCGATGGGATTGCCGCTTTTCGCCGTGAGAAGTACGTCCCTGCCGGCGGTCCCTCCGGTGGGGATGGCGGTCGCGGTGGTGATGTCTGGCTCGAGGCCGACCCCAACCTGCAAACCCTGCTGGACTTCAAATACAAGCGGCTCTTTGCCGCCGATGACGGTCGTCGCGGTGGGCCGAACAAGGCCACTGGAGCCAGTGGTTCTCCCCTGGTCATCAAGGTTCCCTGCGGAACGGAGGTCCGAGATGCCCGGACCCACATCCTTCTGGGAGACCTCACGGAGAAGGATCAGCGCTTGCTCGTGGCCGTCGGAGGCCGTGGTGGCCTGGGCAACGCCCACTACCTGAGCAACCGCAACCGCGCCCCCGAGAAGTTCACCGAGGGACGCGACGGCGAGGAGTGGTTGCTGCAGCTCGAGCTCAAGCTCTTGGCCGAGGTGGGGATCATCGGTTTGCCGAATGCCGGCAAAAGCACCCTGATTTCGGTGCTCTCTTCAGCCCGGCCCAAAATTGCCGACTACCCCTTCACAACCCTGGTTCCCAACTTGGGGGTGGTGCGCCGCCCCAGTGGTGATGGCACGGTCTTTGCTGATATCCCTGGCTTGATCGCCGGGGCAGCCCAGGGGGCTGGACTGGGCCATGACTTCCTGCGTCATATCCAGCGCACCCGTCTCTTGATCCACCTTGTGGATGCGAGCTCAGAGAACGTCCTGCACGATTTCCAGGTGGTGCAGCAGGAGCTGGCCGCCTATGGCAATGGCTTGGACGAGCGGCCCTGTCTGGTCGCCCTCAACAAAACCGAGTTGTTGCTCGAGGATGAGCTCGAGGAGAGGATCCAACAGGTCAGCGACCACTGCGGCCAACCGGTGCTGGATATCTCAGCAGCGACATCAAAAAATTTGGATCAGCTCTTGGCCAAGGTCTGGAAAGAGCTGGGGGTGTGAGCCAGAGAAACGAAGTTCCACCGGCTCACTGCTGAACGCTTAGAGACTCAGTCGTCGTAGACGAGGCACTCAGGGGCGTCGGGATTTAGGTCGCAGTAGACCTCCATCGGGGAGGGGTCTTTTTTGTCCTCGGGGTGGTGGGCCTTGTACTCCTCGAGGCCTTTCACTTCGTCCTCAAGGTGGCGCACTTTGCCTTGATCACCAGCAGCTTTGGCCGCTTCGATCTCGGACTTGTCCTTAGCGATGTGCTCGTCGATCGTGTTCATGCAATGAGGCCGGAGAGATCAGGCTGCTCGACGTCGCTGCACACCATACGGGGTGTCTGGCGGATGCGGAGCCAATTGTGATCGGGTTCTGATTTCGGCTTTCTGTTTTCTTCGCGGTCCGATCGCAGGACTCTGGCTAGCAGAGGGCTAGTGATGGGCTTCCAGATGGCGCGAATCACGCAGCGACACGATCGTCACTTCATGGATGAGTCCGGTCGTCTGTTCTGGATCAATGGCCCAGACCATCACTGCTATCTGTCTGAACAGAGGCAGTGGCGTGATGGGCTGAGCTTTGAAGACACCCTGGAGTGGAAGCAGTGCTCTCCGACCGGCTTGGTCAGTCAGCGTTTTCAGTCCCTGCAGGCGGCCTGCGAGGCCTTTGAACACAACCAGATCCAGTGGACCTTGGATCTCTACCTGCGGCACATGGGCGATGAAATGGCCCTTCAGCGCAGCCTGAGCGACTACAAGCCAACGGCGATGAAGGAGGTGGAAGCTCAATCGGGCCGAGCCCGCCAACAACCTTGGCTAGGGCAGGACACTCCGGTGATGCAGTGCGAGCTCAGCGCCAGACCATCCCGCCGTGCAGCGGACCTCCCCCCCCATGCCCATCGCCGCCGGCGCAGCAGTGCCCCTAGCTCGGCATCTCGCTGAGCTCGAGCCAGCGCTCTTCCCCAGCGGCGATCTGCTCAAGCAGGTTCGAGAGTTCTGCGCTCTGGGTCTCGAGGGCGGCGTAATCGCTGCCTCCTGCCGCCATGAGTGCTTCGAGTTCCTCCTTGCGTGCCTCCCAAAGGGGAAGGTTGGCGTCCAGTTGCTCGAGTTCACGGTTTTCCTTGAAGCTGCGCCGCCGGGCCTTGGCCGGTTTGGCGGGGGCCTCCTTGGC encodes:
- a CDS encoding ABC transporter ATP-binding protein, which encodes MAEVRFQQVSKTYPPRRGSAAVEVLRQLELSIRDGEFLVLVGPSGCGKSTLLRLLAGLESPSGGEIIVGGRRVTHLRPSQRDVAMVFQSYALYPHLSVADNIGFGLRRQRQRTGLQQLQDGLHRAGRTLPQALRIPSSREQRIEARIQEVASTLELEHLLERMPKELSGGQKQRVALGRAIARQPSVFLMDEPLSNLDAKLRTGTRAQIVELQRRLGTTTVYVTHDQVEAMTMGHRIAVLNRGCLQQLGTPAELYQWPSNLFVAQFIGSPAMNLLPVNVAGKGQLQLGSRRFLPEGPSGDALLHWQEAGGSEALTGGLRAEHLHLAPATNRNLPAEVCHVEGLGNEQLLTCRLQEGSHLVQLRADPSEHLTPGETVHLDIDPKGWRFFDADGEAIPPAPEPIAPTASGPEPVLPSLG
- the cgtA gene encoding Obg family GTPase CgtA; its protein translation is MQFIDQARISLQAGRGGDGIAAFRREKYVPAGGPSGGDGGRGGDVWLEADPNLQTLLDFKYKRLFAADDGRRGGPNKATGASGSPLVIKVPCGTEVRDARTHILLGDLTEKDQRLLVAVGGRGGLGNAHYLSNRNRAPEKFTEGRDGEEWLLQLELKLLAEVGIIGLPNAGKSTLISVLSSARPKIADYPFTTLVPNLGVVRRPSGDGTVFADIPGLIAGAAQGAGLGHDFLRHIQRTRLLIHLVDASSENVLHDFQVVQQELAAYGNGLDERPCLVALNKTELLLEDELEERIQQVSDHCGQPVLDISAATSKNLDQLLAKVWKELGV
- a CDS encoding Calvin cycle protein CP12 codes for the protein MNTIDEHIAKDKSEIEAAKAAGDQGKVRHLEDEVKGLEEYKAHHPEDKKDPSPMEVYCDLNPDAPECLVYDD